The Victivallis sp. Marseille-Q1083 genome has a window encoding:
- a CDS encoding IS66 family transposase, with the protein MRLKTILNYGLKFKCFCIGKSEFNEKKDSIIVEIKARTNSKRMVDRIMQCDILHADETFIKLMVKGAKKCKQAYLWCRLTGVGPPMIAFHFSPSRSRDVAESLLGDYSGTIIRDSYAAYEKLDCEVACCWAHVRRRFLQAVENGYGKAEPLLKIIQELYQIERVAKERAEKKGTETALFQERKNVRRQSQKFVREFFEQCRVLKESERPTSLVAQAVSYALNIEEELKKFLKDSRLNIDNNPAERLNRGIAIIRKNCLFAGNEAGGQRLAILYSFAATCKANGICFRKWLEDVLPRLNSTPAGQIDSLIPEAKQSCQ; encoded by the coding sequence ATGCGCCTGAAAACTATACTCAACTACGGTCTGAAATTCAAATGCTTTTGTATCGGGAAATCGGAATTTAACGAAAAGAAAGATTCCATTATCGTGGAAATAAAGGCTCGAACCAATAGCAAACGGATGGTTGACCGGATTATGCAGTGTGACATCCTCCATGCGGATGAGACATTCATCAAATTGATGGTCAAGGGGGCAAAGAAGTGCAAGCAGGCTTACTTGTGGTGCCGATTGACTGGAGTCGGGCCGCCAATGATCGCTTTTCACTTTTCGCCATCCCGATCCCGGGATGTTGCAGAAAGTCTGCTCGGAGATTACTCCGGAACAATCATCAGAGATTCTTACGCGGCCTATGAAAAACTGGACTGCGAGGTTGCCTGTTGCTGGGCGCATGTCCGGCGACGCTTTCTGCAAGCCGTTGAAAACGGATATGGAAAAGCTGAGCCTCTGTTGAAAATTATACAGGAACTCTACCAAATTGAGCGTGTTGCAAAAGAGCGGGCGGAAAAGAAGGGTACGGAAACCGCACTCTTTCAAGAGCGGAAAAATGTACGTCGGCAGTCGCAGAAGTTCGTCCGGGAATTTTTTGAGCAGTGCCGGGTACTCAAGGAGTCGGAACGGCCGACCTCCCTTGTCGCCCAAGCCGTCTCTTATGCCCTGAATATCGAAGAGGAGCTCAAAAAATTCCTGAAGGATTCCAGACTGAATATCGACAACAACCCGGCCGAACGCCTCAACCGGGGAATTGCGATCATCCGAAAGAACTGCCTCTTTGCCGGAAACGAAGCCGGTGGGCAGCGTCTCGCAATCCTGTATTCATTCGCTGCAACATGCAAAGCGAACGGCATCTGCTTTCGCAAGTGGCTCGAAGACGTTCTGCCGCGTTTGAATTCCACTCCGGCAGGACAGATTGATTCGCTGATCCCAGAGGCAAAGCAAAGTTGTCAATGA
- a CDS encoding IS630 family transposase, protein METQDARKLDKVALEERRKQAVRLYQSGKCNNCTEIGKIVGAHRNTVGKWISKWKKSGLSALKVKKCGRPVGFGRRLLPHEESKIRKDLVDHCPDQLKLPFALWTRQAVRLHIKISFGIEIPVRTMGEYLKRWGFTPQKPVKKAYQRNEAHVQKWLIEEYPRIKKLAKSEDADIFWGDETGIRNDEAKGRSYAPKGNTPVQAVNPVREKVNMISAITNQGKTHFMFYSETMTAQLLIQFMERLIRQNERKVYLILDNLRVHHSKTLTGFLQENAAFIKLFFLPSYSPDLNPDEYLNRDLKSNLNNKPLGRAKGKITEHAKQHMEMIAEQPERIKKLFHSKTVLYAS, encoded by the coding sequence ATGGAAACTCAAGATGCCCGAAAACTCGATAAGGTCGCTCTTGAAGAGCGGCGCAAGCAGGCCGTGAGATTGTATCAAAGCGGCAAATGTAATAATTGTACAGAAATCGGAAAAATCGTCGGAGCGCACCGCAACACGGTGGGCAAGTGGATAAGCAAGTGGAAAAAAAGCGGCTTGTCTGCTTTGAAAGTAAAGAAATGCGGTCGTCCCGTCGGCTTTGGACGCCGTCTGCTTCCGCATGAAGAGAGTAAGATACGGAAAGATTTGGTCGACCATTGTCCGGATCAGTTAAAATTGCCATTTGCGCTCTGGACTCGTCAGGCGGTACGGTTGCACATCAAGATTTCGTTTGGAATCGAAATACCAGTCCGAACCATGGGGGAGTACTTGAAACGCTGGGGATTTACGCCGCAAAAACCAGTTAAGAAAGCTTATCAGCGCAATGAGGCGCACGTTCAAAAATGGCTGATTGAGGAGTATCCCCGAATCAAAAAGCTGGCAAAATCAGAAGACGCGGATATCTTTTGGGGGGATGAAACAGGAATTCGCAATGACGAGGCCAAGGGCCGCAGTTATGCGCCGAAAGGCAACACTCCGGTGCAAGCAGTCAATCCGGTACGCGAAAAAGTTAATATGATCAGCGCGATTACCAACCAGGGGAAAACTCATTTCATGTTTTACAGCGAAACGATGACGGCTCAACTCCTGATCCAATTCATGGAACGTCTGATTCGTCAAAATGAGCGGAAAGTGTATTTGATTCTGGATAACCTGCGGGTTCACCACAGCAAAACGTTGACTGGCTTTCTGCAGGAAAACGCGGCTTTCATCAAGTTATTTTTCTTGCCGAGCTACAGTCCCGACCTGAACCCGGATGAATATCTCAACCGCGACTTGAAATCAAATCTGAACAACAAGCCCTTGGGACGCGCCAAAGGAAAAATAACCGAACATGCCAAGCAACATATGGAAATGATAGCTGAACAACCGGAACGAATCAAGAAATTATTCCATTCCAAGACTGTTTTATATGCAAGTTAG
- a CDS encoding IS4 family transposase: protein MKNTSVSLFRQVLDLIPKREFEEIVMKHNGDKRKQSFDSWAHFVSMIFCQLAQANSLREICGGLKTCGGKLNHLGVESAPTKSNLSYANAHRSPKMFGDIFHMLLGHCHAIAPRHEFSFPKKLYSLDATLIELCIKVFPWATYRQTKGAIKLNMLLDHDGHLPVFVDFTNGDVHEVNSARRMELPRDSMVVCDRGYVDFSMLYKWNLSGVDFVTRLKTNTTYDIPEYDVKQYPGTVLSDEVIFLRGSQDKYPERLRKVVVCDVENHRTLTLLTNNFELDAQTIGDIYKARWQIESFFKMLKQNFKIKTFIGTSENAVRIQVWTALIAILLTKYLKFLSKAQWHFSTLVTFLKWNLFVYRDLRQWLDQPFTKPPEPESFQPEFAF, encoded by the coding sequence ATGAAGAATACATCAGTCAGTCTTTTTCGTCAAGTGTTGGATTTGATACCGAAGCGAGAATTTGAAGAAATAGTCATGAAACACAATGGAGACAAGCGAAAACAGTCCTTTGACAGTTGGGCACATTTTGTGTCGATGATCTTCTGCCAGTTGGCGCAGGCCAATAGTCTGCGAGAGATTTGCGGAGGTTTGAAAACCTGTGGAGGCAAATTGAATCATCTTGGAGTGGAATCCGCTCCAACCAAATCCAACTTGTCGTACGCCAATGCCCATCGCTCTCCGAAAATGTTCGGCGATATTTTCCATATGCTTCTGGGACACTGCCATGCAATTGCGCCACGGCATGAGTTTTCGTTTCCCAAGAAACTTTACAGTCTCGACGCAACGCTGATTGAGCTTTGCATTAAAGTTTTTCCATGGGCAACCTATCGGCAAACCAAAGGGGCAATCAAGCTCAATATGCTGTTGGATCACGATGGTCATCTTCCCGTGTTCGTTGATTTCACCAATGGAGATGTTCATGAGGTAAACAGCGCCAGACGAATGGAACTCCCGCGTGACAGCATGGTGGTTTGTGATCGCGGATACGTTGATTTTTCCATGCTGTATAAATGGAATCTCTCCGGTGTGGATTTTGTCACGCGCCTCAAGACCAATACGACCTACGACATCCCGGAATACGATGTCAAGCAATATCCCGGAACCGTTTTGAGCGATGAAGTCATTTTTCTGCGTGGTTCGCAAGACAAATATCCGGAACGTCTCCGCAAAGTGGTCGTCTGCGATGTGGAAAACCATCGGACATTGACCTTGCTAACCAACAATTTTGAGCTGGACGCACAAACGATCGGCGACATCTATAAGGCTCGCTGGCAAATCGAAAGCTTTTTCAAGATGCTCAAGCAGAACTTCAAGATCAAAACGTTTATCGGCACCAGCGAAAATGCGGTTCGGATTCAAGTTTGGACAGCGCTTATCGCTATTTTGCTGACCAAGTACCTGAAGTTTTTGTCGAAAGCGCAATGGCATTTTTCAACCCTGGTCACTTTCCTGAAATGGAATCTATTTGTTTACCGCGACTTGCGCCAATGGCTGGATCAACCATTTACCAAACCACCGGAGCCGGAATCATTTCAACCAGAGTTCGCTTTTTAG
- a CDS encoding transposase, producing the protein MAYFTNFQDYLFLCSDLSSEEKQKLDNYLWILEYSGVSRIIAEKVTKSIEKGGRPSHNPFRLFSAILFAFSKHSGSLRRIEDSIRFDTRFMYLMEQKVPSYSTISRFCNNIVVARQREIFSCIMKEIVRKYNIDISEVFIDGTKLEANANKYKFVWKPRKKHDKLNEGLRSIISAYFHLPPGKKEFMGLHGNLWVNQREIHQNPSSVKRQSDITAPVGRFYSVCRLTAART; encoded by the coding sequence ATGGCTTATTTTACAAATTTTCAGGATTATTTGTTCCTTTGCTCAGATCTATCATCTGAGGAAAAGCAGAAACTCGATAATTATCTCTGGATTTTAGAGTACTCGGGCGTAAGTCGAATAATAGCAGAAAAAGTAACGAAAAGCATCGAAAAAGGCGGAAGACCATCTCATAATCCGTTTCGTTTATTTTCCGCCATATTATTTGCATTTTCTAAACATTCGGGAAGTCTTCGGCGCATTGAAGACAGCATTCGATTTGACACACGTTTCATGTATTTAATGGAACAAAAGGTTCCGTCATATTCCACGATTTCCAGGTTTTGCAACAACATAGTTGTTGCAAGACAGCGAGAAATATTCTCATGTATCATGAAAGAGATTGTTCGAAAATATAACATTGACATATCTGAAGTCTTTATCGACGGAACAAAGCTTGAAGCCAATGCCAATAAATATAAATTCGTCTGGAAGCCTAGAAAAAAGCATGATAAGCTAAACGAAGGCCTCAGATCAATTATTTCTGCCTATTTTCATTTGCCGCCAGGGAAAAAAGAATTTATGGGTCTTCACGGGAATTTGTGGGTAAATCAGCGTGAGATACATCAGAACCCGTCGTCAGTCAAGCGGCAATCCGACATAACCGCTCCCGTTGGTCGCTTTTATTCCGTTTGCCGTTTGACAGCCGCCAGAACCTGA
- a CDS encoding DUF932 domain-containing protein, with amino-acid sequence MMGLTMCEGKFVGRDEIAMVPTPTATASWKPVPHSEVIDAVTDVVKAHRWTILEEQYGLARDGQRMFGMIRLNKSSSMEWSRCIGIRNSHDRTIAVGLSAGISVHVCSNLCFGGSTVLKRRHTSWIELNGLVLEAVNALELEFLTLENVAEELKIDELNDDEVRASLVVAAERQAIPSCDILTVWKEFKHPRHEEFAEPTRWSLLNAFTETAKKYSPARADQCYRSLTRLFGLDGKPAELWK; translated from the coding sequence ATGATGGGATTGACGATGTGTGAAGGGAAGTTCGTCGGACGTGACGAGATCGCAATGGTTCCGACTCCGACCGCTACCGCGAGCTGGAAGCCGGTTCCTCATAGCGAGGTGATCGACGCTGTAACCGATGTGGTCAAAGCGCATCGCTGGACGATCCTTGAGGAACAGTACGGCTTGGCCCGTGACGGACAGCGAATGTTCGGCATGATCCGGCTCAACAAAAGTTCGAGCATGGAGTGGAGCCGCTGTATCGGCATCCGCAACAGCCACGATCGCACGATTGCGGTTGGTCTGTCAGCGGGGATCAGTGTCCACGTGTGTAGTAATTTGTGCTTCGGAGGAAGTACGGTTCTGAAGCGTCGGCATACCTCCTGGATCGAACTGAACGGTCTGGTTCTGGAAGCGGTGAACGCTCTGGAACTGGAGTTTCTGACATTGGAAAACGTAGCAGAGGAGTTGAAGATCGATGAACTCAATGATGATGAAGTTCGTGCTTCGCTGGTGGTGGCGGCGGAACGTCAGGCGATTCCGTCGTGCGATATTCTGACTGTCTGGAAGGAGTTCAAACATCCCCGGCATGAGGAGTTCGCCGAACCGACCCGGTGGAGCTTGTTGAACGCCTTCACCGAAACCGCCAAGAAGTACAGTCCTGCCCGTGCCGACCAGTGCTACCGCAGTCTGACCCGACTGTTCGGACTGGACGGCAAACCGGCGGAGCTGTGGAAATAG
- a CDS encoding IS4 family transposase, with protein sequence MKNTSVSLFRQVLDLIPKREFEEIVMKHNGDKRKQSFDSWAHFVSMIFCQLAQANSLREICGGLKTCGGKLNHLEVESAPTKSNLSYANAHRSPKMFGDIFHMLLGHCHAIAPRHEFSFPKKLYSLDATLIELCVKVFPWATYRQTKGAIKLNMLLDHDGHLPVFVDFTNGDVHEVNSARRMELPRDSMVVCDRGYVDFSMLYNWNLSGVDFVTRLKTNTTYDIPEYDVKQYPGTVLSDEVIFLRGSQDKYPERLRKVVVCDVENHRTLTLLTNNFELDAQTIGDIYKARWQIESFFKMLKQNFKIKTFIGTSENAVRIQVWTALIAILLTKYLKFLSKAQWHFSTLVTFLKWNLFVYRDLRQWLDQPFTKPPEPESFQPEFAF encoded by the coding sequence ATGAAGAATACATCAGTCAGTCTTTTTCGTCAAGTGTTGGATTTGATACCGAAGCGAGAATTTGAAGAAATAGTCATGAAACACAATGGAGACAAGCGAAAACAGTCCTTTGACAGTTGGGCACATTTTGTGTCGATGATCTTCTGCCAGTTGGCGCAGGCCAATAGTCTGCGAGAGATTTGCGGAGGTTTGAAAACCTGCGGAGGCAAGTTGAATCATCTTGAAGTGGAATCCGCTCCAACCAAATCCAACTTGTCGTACGCCAATGCCCATCGCTCTCCGAAAATGTTCGGCGATATTTTCCATATGCTTCTGGGACACTGCCATGCAATTGCGCCACGGCATGAGTTTTCGTTTCCCAAGAAACTTTACAGTCTCGACGCAACGCTGATTGAGCTTTGCGTTAAAGTTTTTCCATGGGCAACCTATCGGCAAACCAAAGGGGCAATCAAGCTCAATATGCTGTTGGATCACGATGGTCATCTTCCCGTGTTCGTTGATTTCACCAATGGAGATGTTCATGAGGTAAACAGCGCCAGACGAATGGAACTCCCGCGTGACAGCATGGTGGTTTGTGATCGCGGATACGTTGATTTTTCCATGCTGTATAATTGGAATCTCTCCGGTGTGGATTTTGTCACGCGCCTCAAGACCAATACGACCTACGACATCCCGGAATACGATGTCAAGCAATATCCCGGAACCGTTTTGAGCGATGAAGTCATTTTTCTGCGTGGTTCGCAAGACAAATATCCGGAACGTCTCCGCAAAGTGGTCGTCTGCGATGTGGAAAACCATCGGACATTGACCTTGCTAACCAACAATTTTGAGCTGGACGCACAAACGATCGGCGACATCTATAAGGCTCGCTGGCAAATCGAAAGCTTTTTCAAGATGCTCAAGCAGAACTTCAAGATCAAAACGTTTATCGGCACCAGCGAAAATGCGGTTCGGATTCAAGTTTGGACAGCGCTTATCGCTATTTTGCTGACCAAGTACCTGAAGTTTTTGTCGAAAGCGCAATGGCATTTTTCAACCCTGGTCACTTTCCTGAAATGGAATCTATTTGTTTACCGCGACTTGCGCCAATGGCTGGATCAACCATTTACCAAACCACCGGAGCCGGAATCATTTCAACCAGAGTTCGCTTTTTAG
- a CDS encoding IS1380 family transposase gives MTKCNVSIPFFQGPKSRKIEFNFAGGDISSDGGLLFVKEFDRKLGLTRRAGNLLDSFDIRQPGKVEHSYLSMLRQRVFGLVAGHEDLNDHHELRTDPLIQTVVGRDRQLATPSTLCRFENGIDRRACVDLSRLFVEFFIESFSTPPRELILDFDATDDLTYGMQENRFFHGYYDHYCFLPLYVFCGDQLLVAYLRPSKIDAAKHAWAILSLLVKRFRQKWPKVKIIFRGDSGFCRQKMLNWXSKIDAAKHAWAILSLLVKRFRQKWPKVKIIFRGDSGFCRQKMLNWCDKNEVKYIVGLAKNPRLLELSKDLQIKAEALYNETHEKAKLFTQFEYAAGTWKYPRRVIAKPEFNSSEPNNRFIVTNLDDDDGQYLYEKVYCARGEMENRIKEQQLDLFADRTSCHDFAANQFRLLLSSLAYILMERFRALLLTGTQFAEATCGSIRLYLVKIGAIIRRNTRKIYVALSSACPNQELLRLIAAKIIAWE, from the coding sequence ATGACAAAATGTAACGTTTCGATTCCGTTCTTTCAAGGTCCGAAAAGCAGAAAAATTGAATTCAATTTCGCCGGTGGAGATATCAGCAGTGACGGCGGGTTGCTTTTTGTGAAAGAATTCGACCGCAAACTCGGTTTGACCCGGCGCGCCGGTAACCTGCTGGATTCTTTTGATATTCGACAGCCCGGAAAAGTTGAACATTCCTATCTGAGCATGCTTCGTCAACGAGTTTTTGGTTTGGTTGCCGGCCATGAAGATCTCAATGACCATCATGAATTGCGAACTGATCCGCTGATTCAAACTGTTGTCGGTCGTGATCGTCAACTCGCCACTCCAAGCACTTTATGTCGATTCGAAAATGGAATCGATCGTCGTGCTTGCGTAGATTTGAGCCGATTGTTTGTCGAATTCTTTATCGAAAGTTTTTCCACGCCGCCTCGAGAATTGATTCTTGATTTCGATGCTACCGATGACCTCACTTACGGGATGCAGGAAAATCGCTTTTTTCATGGCTATTATGACCACTATTGCTTTTTGCCGTTGTATGTTTTCTGCGGGGATCAATTGCTTGTGGCTTATTTGCGTCCATCAAAAATTGATGCGGCCAAGCATGCTTGGGCGATTCTCTCGCTACTGGTAAAGCGCTTTCGGCAGAAATGGCCGAAGGTTAAGATTATTTTCCGGGGAGACAGTGGCTTTTGTCGGCAGAAAATGCTGAACTGGTNATCAAAAATTGATGCGGCCAAGCATGCCTGGGCGATTCTCTCGCTACTGGTAAAGCGCTTTCGGCAGAAATGGCCGAAGGTTAAGATTATTTTCCGGGGAGACAGTGGCTTTTGTCGGCAGAAAATGCTGAATTGGTGTGATAAAAATGAGGTCAAATATATTGTCGGATTGGCGAAAAATCCACGTTTGCTGGAATTATCAAAAGATCTTCAAATCAAAGCGGAAGCACTTTACAACGAAACACATGAAAAAGCAAAACTGTTTACTCAGTTCGAATATGCGGCAGGAACTTGGAAATACCCGCGTCGGGTGATTGCTAAACCGGAATTCAACTCATCCGAACCGAATAATCGTTTTATCGTCACCAATCTTGATGATGATGATGGACAATATCTTTATGAAAAAGTCTATTGCGCCCGAGGTGAGATGGAAAACAGGATCAAGGAACAGCAGCTGGATCTTTTCGCTGATCGGACGAGCTGCCATGACTTTGCGGCAAATCAATTCCGGCTTCTGCTTTCAAGTTTGGCTTATATTCTCATGGAACGGTTTCGGGCATTGTTGTTGACAGGAACTCAATTTGCCGAGGCTACCTGCGGCAGCATTCGCTTATACCTGGTGAAAATCGGTGCCATTATTCGGCGGAATACCAGAAAAATTTATGTTGCTCTTTCAAGTGCTTGTCCAAATCAGGAACTCCTCCGCTTGATCGCTGCGAAAATCATCGCTTGGGAATAA
- a CDS encoding PD-(D/E)XK nuclease family protein gives MATIDELRQEPHWSYSALNTYLNICQLQYFYRYVEQAEVERTSVCFPFGKAFHAALTAQAWECMMGNSLRQDELVERFAEAFKIEAEATPNLIYKEGENFDTIIDLATKMLDAALANWTDYYTIKGVAQAFKFDVPGLDKPLIGEFDLIVQDGRDACIVDWKTSASRWPAGKADRDLQATVFSYAYEKQNGTAPLFRFDVITKTKNPGCESHYTSRGFHDFRRFEVLANRAQDAINKGVFLPNETSFACGECPYRDRCRQWHLKEWR, from the coding sequence ATGGCGACCATTGACGAACTGCGACAGGAACCGCACTGGTCGTATTCTGCGTTGAATACGTACCTCAACATCTGCCAGTTGCAATACTTCTACCGTTACGTGGAACAGGCCGAGGTCGAGCGGACTTCGGTCTGCTTTCCGTTCGGCAAGGCGTTTCATGCGGCATTGACCGCCCAGGCGTGGGAGTGTATGATGGGAAACTCTCTACGGCAGGATGAGCTTGTGGAGCGTTTCGCAGAGGCGTTCAAAATCGAAGCCGAAGCGACGCCGAACCTGATCTACAAGGAGGGAGAGAACTTCGACACAATAATCGATCTTGCAACGAAAATGCTGGATGCGGCGCTGGCGAACTGGACGGACTACTACACGATCAAGGGAGTCGCGCAGGCATTCAAGTTTGATGTTCCCGGTCTGGACAAGCCTCTGATCGGTGAGTTCGATCTCATCGTTCAGGATGGACGGGATGCCTGTATCGTGGACTGGAAAACCTCGGCGAGTCGCTGGCCTGCCGGGAAAGCCGACCGCGATCTTCAGGCGACCGTATTCAGCTATGCCTACGAGAAGCAGAATGGCACGGCTCCGCTCTTTCGGTTCGATGTGATTACCAAGACGAAGAATCCGGGATGTGAATCGCACTACACCAGTCGCGGTTTTCACGACTTCCGGCGCTTCGAGGTGTTGGCAAACCGGGCGCAGGATGCGATCAACAAAGGCGTGTTCCTGCCCAATGAAACATCGTTTGCCTGCGGCGAGTGTCCCTATCGGGATCGTTGCAGACAGTGGCATCTGAAGGAATGGAGGTGA